The Hymenobacter monticola genomic interval GGTGGGTCTCATTCAGTCGGCCTGGGGGGGCACGCCCGTGCAGTCCTGGACCAGCGCTGAGGGGCTGAAGCCGTTTCCGGAGTTTTCGACCGCCCTCGCGCGCTTTTCGCAAACGGATTCCAGCGCCTTCGCGGCCTTTACCGCCCGCAAGGAGGCGTGGTACCAGCAGTTTGGCAAGGTAGACCGGGGCCACTCGCCGAATAGTCCCTCCTGGGCCAGCGCGGACGTCAACACCGCCAGCTGGCCCACGCTGGCTCAGCCAGTGCTCTGGTCAACCGTCAGCCAGCTAAAAGGCTTTACGGGCATTGTCTGGCTGCGCAAAACGCTAACCGTGCCCGCGGCCAGCGCCGGCAAGCCTCTGGAATTGAATTTAGGGCGCATTCTGGTCTCGGACTCGACCTTCTTCAATGGGCAGTTCGTGGGCCGTACCGTCGGGGCCGAAAAAGCCCGCCGCTACCAGGTGCCGGGCAATCTGGTGCAGGCTGGCGAGAATACCGTGGCGGTACGCGTGGTGGGCAACCTCTTCTTCGGGGGCGGCCTGGGGGGGGCGGCGGCAGACTTGTACGCCCAGGCCGGCCCGACCCGCCTCCCGCTGGCCGGGGAGTGGCGCTACCAAACCGGGCCTGACCTGACGACGATGCCCTACGAGGCCGGCCTGTCTGAGGTCAATTCGCAGCTGCCCCAGTCGCCGGCTATCATCTACAACGCCATGATTGCCCCGCTCCTCCCCTACACCATGAAGGGCGTTATCTGGTACCAGGGCGAATCGAACGCCGACGACCGGGCGGAGGCCCTGCGCTATTACCAGTTGTTTCCGGCGCTGATAACTGATTGGCGGCGGCAGTGGGGCACCGACTTTCCGTTTCTGTTCGTGCAGTTGGCGGGCTACCAGCCCAACCCGCCCGCCCCGGCCGACGAGCCTTGGGCGCGCCTGCGGGAGGCGCAGGCCCGGGCGCTGGCGCTGCCCGCGACCGGCATGGCTACCGCCATCGACGTGGGAGAGGAAACTAACATCCACCCCAAAAACAAGCAGCCGGTGGCCCACCGCCTGGCCCTGGCCGCCGAAAAGGTAGCCTACCGGGAAAACGTTGTGGCCTCCGGCCCCACCTTCAAAAGCCTGACGGTGGAGGGCACCAAGGTGCGGCTGCGCTTTGCCAACACCGGCACCGGCCTGCTGCCCACGGATAGCCAGCAGCTCACCCACTGCTTTGCCGTGGCCGGGGCCGACAAAAAGTTTGTGTGGGCCACGGCCGTGGTGCAGGGCAACGACATCGTGGTGTCGGCCCCTGGCGTGCCGCAGCCTATGGCCGTGCGCTACAACTGGGTGAACACGCCGCAGGGCAACTTCTACAATAAGGAAAACCTGCCGGCCGTGCCCTTTCGCACCGATAACTGGTAAGCTATTATTCTTCTATAAGAACTCATTGAAAATGCGTAAAGTAAGCGTTATCACCGGCGGTGCCGGCGGCATGGGCCTGGCTACGGCCAAGCTTATGGGCCAGGACCACCAAGTCGTTATCTGCGACGTGAGCCAGGAGCGCCTGGATGCGGCCCAGGCCGAGCTGCGCGGCCTGGGCATTGCCTGCGAGGCCGTGGTGTGCGACATCACCAACCGGGAGTCGGTGGCCGAGCTGGTGCGGCGGGCGCAGCAACTGGGCACCGTGGCTTCGCTTATCCATACGGCCGGGGTAAGCCCGCAAATGGGTAAGCCCGAGCTGATTATGCGCATCAACGCCCTCGGAACCATCCACGTCAGCGACGCCTGCTACGCTATCGCGCAGGAAGGCTTCTGCTTGGTCAACGTGGCATCGATGGCCGCCTACACCTTGCCGAACTTGTTCGTGCCGACGCGGGCCTACAAGCTGGCCGGCACCGACCAGGAGGCGTTTTTGCGCAAGGCGCTGTTCGTGGGCAATTTTCTGCCGCAGAAGCTACGTTCGGGTATTGCCTACTCCATCAGCAAGAATTTCGTGGTGTGGTATTCCAAGCAGCAGGCGGCCCGCTTCGGGCAGAAGGGGGGGCGCGTCCTGTCAGTATCGCCGGGCAGCATCGACACGGCGATGGGGCGGCTGGAAATCAAGAGCGGGTCGGAGAAGATGCTGCAATTCGCGGCCCTCAAGCGCTTTGGCCGCCCCGAGGAGGTGGCCGAGGTGCTGGCCTTCTGCGCCAGCGACAAGGCCAGCTACCTCACCGGCATCGACATCCTCTGCGACGGCGGCGTCATTGCCGGCGTGACGCCGAAGGACCTACGGTCGCTGTCGGTGGATTAGGGGGCAGTTCTGGCGTCACGGGGCGCCTCACCCCCAAGGGCAAATTCTCAACCATCAGCAACTCCCACCCCGATGAAAACCTCCTCTCCCCTGGCGGCCCTGGCGGCTGGCCTGGCCCTGCTGGGGCCGCTGGCCGCCGTGGCCCAGGCCCCGGCCACGCTCACCGTGCAGGTGGGCAAGCCGGGGGCAGCCGTTAACAAGACCATGTACGGGCTGTTTTTTGAAGACATCAACTTCGCGGCCGACGGCGGGCTGTACCCCGAGCTGGTGAAGAATAAGTCGTTCGAAATCAGCCCCAACCTGCTGGGCTGGCGGGCGTTGCAGAGCGGCGACAACCTCGAAATCTATGCCGTGCGCACCGAGCAGCCGGTGAGCGCCAGCAGCCCGCACTACTTGCGCGTGGCGGCCCGCCCCGGCACGGGCGACGAGGCGGGCATCGAAAACGAGGGCTTCCGGGGCATGGGCATCCGGCAGGGGGCCGAGTATACGCTCTCGTTTTGGGCGCGGCGCGGGCCGGGCAGCGGCGCGCGCGGCCTCACGGCCAGCCTCACGGCAGGCAAAACTAAGACCCTGGCCCAGGCGCAGGTGACGGGCCTCACCGGGCAGTGGCAGAAATACGCGGTGGTGCTGCGCGCCACCGACACCGAGGCCAAGGCCAAGCTGAAGCTGGTGCTCGACGGCCCCGGCGCGGTGGACCTGGACGCGATTTCGCTGTTTCCGAAGGACACGTATAACAACCGCCCCAACGGCCTGCGCCCCGATTTGGTGCAGCTGCTCAAGGACTTGCAGCCGGGCTTTCTGCGCTTTCCGGGGGGCTGCATCGTGGAGGGGCGCACGCTGGCCGAGCGCTACCAGTGGAAGAAAACTATTGGCGACGTGGACGGCCGCGAGCCGCTCATCAACCTCTGGAACATGGGGATTCGGCCCCGTGCCACGCCCGACTACTACCAGTCGTTCGGGCTGGGCTTTTTCGAGTATTTCCAATTGGCCGAGGACATCGGGGCCGAGCCGCTGCCGGTGCTGAACGTGGGCATGTCCTGCCAGTCTAACTCGGCCGAGCTGGCCCCCATCACCGGCACGAGCAGCGCCAGCGCGGCCCCCGCCAAAGGCCCGAACGCCGACGCGCCCCCTAGCTTCGGCACCGACGACCCATCGCTGGATGTGTTTATTCAGGACGCGCTCGACCTGCTGGAATTTGCCAACGGCCCGGCCAGCAGCCCGTGGGGGGCCAGGCGCGTGGCGATGGGCCACCCCAAGCCCTTCAACCTCAAGTATATCGGGGTTGGCAACGAGCAGTGGGGCCAGCAGTACTTGGAGCGCTACGAGCCGTTTGCCAAGGCCGTGAAGGCCAAGTACCCCGGCATCGCCATCGTGAGCAGCGCCGGCCCCCGGCCCGACGGCGACCTCTTCGACAAAGCCAGCAAGCGCCTCGGCGAGCTGAAGGCCGAGTACATCGACGAGCACTACTACGCCCTGCCCGAGTGGTTTCGGGAGCACGCCGACCGCTACGATAACTACCCGCGCACCGGCCCCAAAATCTTCGCCGGCGAGTACGCCGCCAACGGCCAGCACCCGTGGGACAACGCCCTCTCGGAGGCCGCCTTCATGACGGGCCTGGAGCGCAACGCCGACGTGGTGGGCATGGCCGCCTACGCCCCGCTTTTCGCCCACGTCAACGCCTGGCAGTGGACGCCCGACCTCATTTGGTTTGACAACCTGCGGGCTTTTGGCACGCCAAGCTACTACGTGCAGCAGCTTTTCAGCCTCAACAAAGGCACCCGCGTGCTGCCCGTGGCGCTGCCCGGCCAGGCCAAAAACGGCACCGACAACCTCTTTGCCAGCGCCGTGGCCGACGAGCCGGCCGGCGAGGTGGTAATCAAGCTCATCAACTACAGCGCCAGCCCGCGCCCGGTCAGCCTCGACCTGGCCGGGGCCAAAAAGCTCGGCAAAACCGGCCGCGCCCAAACGCTGGCCAGCGCCGACCTGCAAGCCCAAAACAGCCTCGACGAGCCCAGGAAAGTCGTGCCCCAGGCCTCAACCTTCTCACTCAGCGGCTCGAAGGTGAGCTACACCCTGGCCCCGTACTCCTTCACGGTGCTACGGGTGAAGGGCACGAAGTAATACGTATTTACTGCTGAGCACGCGCCCCCCAGCCCCTCCCAATATTATGACGAAGCTACCCAAAACCCCCTGCGGCGTGGGGGTACTCGCCTGCCTGCTCGCCGCCGACGCGCTGGCCCAAACCACGCCCGCCCCCGCGCTGCCCGGCCTGTACCGGGAGTTTCAAAACCCCGGCAACGCGGCCCGGCCCCGCGTGTGGTGGCACTGGATGAGCGGCAACATCGCGCCGGCCGGCATTCGCAAAGACCTGCTTTGGATGCAGCGCAGCGGCATCGGCGGCTTCCAGACCTTCGACGCCTCGCTGCCCACGCCGCTCATCGTGCCCAAGCGCGTCGAGTACATGTCGCCCGACTGGAAGGCCGCCTTCCGGCTGGCTACCCGGCTGGCCGACTCGCTCCAGCTGGAAATGGCCATTGCCGGCTCGCCGGGCTGGAGCGAGAGCGGCGGGCCGTGGGTGCCGCCCCAGGACGGCATGAAGAAGCTGGTGTGGCGCGAGGTGCGGGTGCCGGGCGGGCGGCCGTTTCGCGGGGCGCTGCCCCGGCCCTCCGCGGTGGAGGGCGCGTTTCAGAACCTAGGCATTATCAAGGGAGCCACCGGCGCGTTTGAGACGGAAACGCCGCCCACGCCCGAGTACTACGCCGACGTGGCCGTGGTGGCCTACCGCCTGCCCGCCGCCGACGTGGCCCCCGCCGCGCTGCGGCCCACTATCACGGCCAGCGGCGGCACCTTCACCCTGGCCCAGCTCACCGATGGCGACCTGGGCACCACCAGCCTGCTGCCGGCCGACCCCGCCAAGGGCACGGCCTGGATACAGTATGCCTACCCCAAGCCCCAGACCATCAAGGGCGTGACGGTGGTGGGCGGCGACATCCGGCCCTGGGCGGGCATCGTGCCGCCGGCCGAAGACCGCACCCTCGAAGCCAGCGACGACGGCCAGACGTTTCGGCTGGTCGCGGCGATTCCGGCGGGCGGCGTGGGCCAGCAAACCATCACCATCCCGGCCACCACGGCCCGCTACTTCCGGGTGACGTTCAAGAACCCGGCGGCCCCGGTCAACATCGGCGCGATACTCGGCACCGGGGGCGAGGCCCCCCCCGCGCCGGCCGGCACCGGCATCGCCGAGCTGGTGCTACACCCCGTCACGCGCATCAACCACTTCGAGGAAAAGGCCGGCTTTGCCGCTACCTACGATATAGCCGCCTACCCCACCCCCGCTTCGGGCGACGTGGTGGCCCCGGCCGATATCGTGGACCTGACCGCTAAGCTCACGGCCGACGGCCAGCTGAGCTGGACCCCGCCCGCGGGCGAGTGGAAAATCGTGCGCTTTGGCTACTCGCTCACCGGCCACAAAAACACTCCCGCCAACCCCGAAGCCACCGGCCTCGAAGTAGACAAGCTGGACGCCGACGCGGTGAAAAGGTACTTCACCACCTACCTCGACCAGTACAAAGACGCCACCGGAGGCCTGATGGGCCGCCAGGGCCTGCGCTACGTCATTACCGACAGCTGGGAGGCCGGGCAGGGCAACTGGACGCCGCAGATGGCCGCCGAGTTTCGGCAGCGCCGGGGCTACAGCCTGGTGCCCTGGCTGCCCGTGCTCACCGGGCAGGTGGTGAAAAGCACCGAGGCCAGCGAGCAGTTTCTCTGGGACTGGCGCCAGACCATCGGGGAGCTGATTGCCGAAAAGCACTACGACCAGCTCACGACGCTGCTGGCCGCGCGCGGCATGGCGCGCTACTCCGAAAGCCACGAAAACGGGCGGGCGCTGCTGGCCGATGGCATGGACGTGAAGCGCACCGCCGCCGTGCCCATGGGCGCCATGTGGCTGCCGGGCGTGGCCAGCCCCCCCGCCAAGATGGCGCAGGCCGACATCCGGGAGTCGGCCTCGGTGGCGCACCTCTACGGCCAGAACCTGGTGGCGGCCGAGTCGCTCACGGCCCTGGGCCTGGCCGGCCGCGCCTGGTCGTATGCCCCCGAAGACCTGAAGCCCACCGCCGACCTGGAGCTGGCCAGCGGCCTCAACCGCTTCGTAATTCACACCTCCGTGCACCAGCCGGTCGATGATAAGATACCGGGCCTCAGCTTGTTCGTGGTGGGGCAGTGGTTCAATCGCCACGAAACCTGGGCCGAGCAGGCCAAGCCCTGGATGGACTACCTGGCCCGCAGCAGCTACCTGCTGCAACAGGGCCGGGCGGTGGCCGACGTGGCCTACTACTACGGCGAGGGCAGCAACATCACCAGCCTCTTTGGCGAGCAGCTGCCCGCCGTGCCCGCGGGCTACGAGTACGATTTTGTGAACCCGCACGCGCTGCTCCACCTGCTGTCGGTGCAGGACGGCCAGCTCGTGACGCCAAGCGGGATGCGCTACCGGGTGCTGGCCCTCGACGACAACGCCCGCCAGATGTCGCTGCCCGTGCTGCGCAAAATTGCCCAGCTGGCGCAGGCCGGGGCCACCATTTGCGGGGTGCAGCCCGAAAAAAGCCCGAGCCTGGCCGACGACCCGCAGGAGTTTCAGCGCCTCGTGCAAGCCGTGTGGGGCGCCGGCAACCCCCGCGTGAGCACCGGCCGGCCCCTGGCCGACGTGCTGAGCGGCCTGCAAGCCACCCCCGACTTCACCTACGCGCCCGCCAAAGGCGGGGCCGAGGTGCTGTACGTGCACCGCCAAACCCCTGAGGCCGATATCTACTGGGTAAACAGCCGCAGCAATGAGGCCGCCCAGGTCGAGGCTTCGTTTCGGGTGGCGGGCAAGGTGCCGCAGCTCTGGCACCCCGACACGGGCCTGACGGAGCCCGCCGCCTACCGCACCGTGGCCGGCCGCACCGTGCTGACCTTGCGCCTGGTGCCCCACGAGGCCGTGTTTGTCGTGTTTGCCGCCCCGGCCGCCCAGCCGGTCCTGGCGCTGCCCGCCCGCACCGAGCAGGAGCTTGCCACCGTGGACGGCCCCTGGCAGGTGGCCTTCCAGCCCCGGCGCGGCGTGCCGACCAGCGCGTCATTTGCCCAGCTCGCCTCGTTTTCGGAAAACAGCGAGGCCGGCATCAAGTACTTTTCCGGCACGGCTACCTATTCCAAAACCATCCGGGTGCCGGCCACTGCCCGCGCCAACAACGCGCAGGTATGGCTCGATTTGGGCGACGTGAAGAACCTGGCCGAAGTCATCGTCAACGGCAAGTCGCTGGGCATCGTCTGGAAAAAACCCTTCCGCGTGGACGTAACCAACGCCCTGAAAACCGGCGACAACGCCGTGCAGGTGAAGGTCACGAATCTGTGGGTCAACCGCCTGATTGGCGACGCCCAGCCCGGCGCCGCCCCTAAAATCACCTACACCACCGTGCCGTTCTTCAAGCCCACCGCCCGTCTCAAGCCCTCCGGCCTGCTCGGGCCGGTCAAGCTCATTTCTACGACCAACTAGCTGGTAGCCCCTCGCTAACCACTTGCTACTATGAAAAAGACCCCATTGGTCCTGTTGCTAGCCCTGGCTACCGACGCGGTGGCCCAGCAGGCCCCTACGCCCGGCCAGCGCACCTGGCTCCAGCCCACCACGTTTTCGCTCGGCAGCTTTGGCAACCCGGCCGGCTCCTACGGCCCCCTTACGCGCTGGTGGTGGCCCGGCAACCTGGTCACCAAGACCGAGTTGCAGCGCGAGATAAACCTGTTTGCCGACTACGGCTTTGCCGGCGTGGAGGTGCAGGCCCTGCAACTGCCGACGCCCATGACCAGCGACGAGCGCCGGCAGCTGCAAACCGTGGACGGGCCGGAATACTACGAAAACCTGCGCGCCATGCTCGACGAGGCCCGCAAGCGCCACCTGGTAGTGGACCTGACCGACGGCAGCGGCTGGCCCCCCGGCGGCAGCTACCTCACCCCGGAAGACGGGTTTTTGTCGCTCGAATTTGCGGCCGTGACCGTGGCGGGCGGCCAGAAGGCCCGCGTGGCGCTGCCCCGCGTGCCCAACCCCACGCCCGTGCCCGCCCGCCTGCAAGCGGTGCTGGCCGCCAAAACGCGCCCCAAGGCGGCCGGCGACACCAGCCGGACGGTGCCCCTGGACGAGGCGTCGGTGCGGGTGCTCACGGCCGGCGTGCGCCACGATACCCTCACCTACGAACTGCCCGCCGGCTCCTGGCAGGTCATCGCCTTCTGGAGCATCCCGAGCAACGAGCAGACCGCGATGGCGGCCACGCGCCAGCAGGGCCCGGTACTCGACCACCTCGACTCGGTGAAGGTGCGCAAAAACTACACCCACCTGTTTGGGGCGCGCACCGGGCTGGCGCCGTACTTCGGCAACCCCGTGCGGGCCATCTTCAACGACAGCTACGAGTTTAAGGCCAACCGCCACTACGCGCCCGATTTTCTGGCCTATTTCAAGGCTCACCGGGGCTACGACATCACGCCCTACCTGCCGGCCAACATGCAGAAGGGCTACAACTTCGTGGAGTTTATGCGGCCGAACGCCCAGCCCGACTTCACCTTCTCCGACCAGGACTGGCGCCTGCGCCACGACTACGACCTGACGGTGAGCGAGCTGCTGGGCGAGCACTTCTTCAACACCAGCCGCACCTGGGCCGAAACCCGCGGCCTGCTGCACCGCACCCAGGGCTACGGCCTCAACATGGACATGATAGGCATGGCGGGCCTGGCTTCCATTCCGGAAACCGAGAGCATGCTCGGCCCCGAGGCCAACCTGAAGGTGATGACCTCCGGGGCGCTGCTCTACAACAAGCCGATTATGACGGCCGAGGCCGCCGTGTTCATGAACCAGGCCTACACCACCACCCCGCAAACCGTGCGCCTGGCGGTCGATAAGCTGTTTGCGGCCGGCGTCAACCAGGTGGTGTACCACGGCGTGCCCTACCGCCGCACCAGCGAGCGCCTGGGCACGGAGGGGTGGTACCCGTTTTCGACCCCCGCGCTGAGCTTGATTAACTTTTCGTCGAACCTAGGGGAGGGCAACCGCTTCTGGCCCGACCAGCCGGAGGTGAACCAGTACGTGCGCCGGGTGCAGTACGCGCTGCGCGCCGGCAAGCCCCACGCCGACGTGCTGGTGTACTACCCCTTCCTCAACGTGGAGGACATGCCCGACAACCCCGAGGAGATTTTCACCCTCGGCACGCTCGGGCCGGCCACGCCCCCGCCCGTGCCGCCGGTGGCCCAGGCCGCCGCCCGCGCCAAGCAGGCCTGGGCCGCCCAGGTGTACCCCCTGCTCAACGAGCTGGAGCACCAGGGCCTCAGCTGGCAGTGGGTCAATGACGCCTCCCTGCAAGCGGCGACGCCGGGGCGCGATGGCCAGTTCGCGATTCGGGGCAACACCTTTCAGGCCCTGATTCTGGCCAACGCCGCCGTGCTGCCGCTGCCCACCGCCGAGCACCTCAAAGACCTCAGCCGCCAGGGCCTGCGCCTGCTGGCCACCGGCGAGCTGCCCACCCGCCAGCCCTCCTACCTGCGCTGGCAGGAAAACGACCGCAAAACCGCCCAGGCCATCCAGGCCGCGCTGAAGGGCAAAAACAGCCGCTACCTCCGCCAGCCCGGCGAGTGGGCTACCTGGCTGCGGCAGCTCACGCCCGCCGTGCGCTTCAGCGCCCCCTACCCCTTCACCCGGCAAACCCAGCGCGAGCTGCCCGACGGCAGCCGCGTGCAGTTTATCTGGAACAAGAGCGCGCAGTGGCAGAACATCACCCTGGCCCTAGGTTCGCAGTTCAAGCGCAGCTACTGGCTGAACGCCGACGCGGGCACCACCACTCCCAACGCGGGGCCTACGGTGTCGTACCAGCTGCCGCCCTACGGCTCGGTGCTGCTCTACGCCGCCACCACCCCCGCCGCCAGTGCCCCCGCCGCCCCGGCCGCCCCCGTGGTAAACCCCACCCGCCAGCTGCTGGCGCTGGAGCAGTGGCGCCTGAAAACCGACAGCGTGGAGCTGAAAAACACGCCGCTGTTTGACTGGAAAACCAACCCCCAGCTCCGCTATTCAGCCGCTGAGGGCGTGTACACCGCCTCGTTTGAGTGGCGCCCGCCCGCCGGCACGGCCCCCTACTTCCTCGACCTGGGGCAGGTAGCCTACACGGCCGAGGTGTTCCTCAACGGCCAGCGGGTGGGCAAGCGCATCTACTCGCCCTACGTGCTCGATATCAGCCGCTTCCTGAAGCCGGGCGCCAACACGCTCACCGTGCGCGTGGCGCCGGGCCAGCTCAACGGCTACCTCAACCAGGCCCGGCACGGCGACCCGCGCTACAAGCAGTTCAAGGACCGCCAGGACCAAGTAATGTCGGGCGGCCTGCTCGGGCCGGTGGTCATCCGGCCGGGCCGGGTAGCGGAGTAGTTCAGCGGTTACCTCATCCCCTAGCCCATGAAAACCCTTTTACCCTTTTTGCTCTTGTTCGTCCTGCACGTAGCCAAGGCGCAGGAAGTGTTGCCGCTCTACGATAAGATTCCCAACAGCAAGCCGTACCGGACCCCGGAAAGGGTATCCGTGCGGGCGGGGCTGGTGTCCAGGGTGTCGGTGCCGACGCTGACCAAGTACCAGCCCGCCGTGCCCGGCCCGCAGCGGAGCGCCGTCATTATCTGCCCCGGCGGGGGCTATACCCTGCTCTCGGCCCGGCAGGAGGGCGAGGCGGTGGCCATGGCGCTCAGCAAGCTGGGCGTGGTGGCCTTCGTGCTGAAGTACCGCCTGCCGAGCGACAGCACCATGCGCGACAAGAGCATCGGGCCGCTCCAGGATGCGCAGCGGGCGTTGCAGCTCGTGCGCGAGCGGGCCGCCGAGTGGCACATCGACCCCACCAAAGTGGGCCTGATGGGCTTTTCGGCCGGGGGGCACCTGGCCGCTACGGCCGCCACGCACTTCAACCAGGCGGTTATCGACAACCCCAAGCGCACCTCGCTGCGGCCCGATTTTTCGGTGCTGCTCTACCCCGTCATCAGCTTCCGCGACA includes:
- a CDS encoding sialate O-acetylesterase, encoding MKYALAFLGAFLLSTSAWANVRLPALVGDNMVLQRDANINLWGWADPAEKVTVQFQGRQLSTSAGADGKWKLVLPPVPAGGPYDLVVAGKNTLTLHNVLVGEVWLASGQSNMEWPLNGINNAGTEVETAEFPQIRLFTAKTAVALQPQARLKSPGWQVCTPQTVAAFSAVAFLFGHELHQRYKVPVGLIQSAWGGTPVQSWTSAEGLKPFPEFSTALARFSQTDSSAFAAFTARKEAWYQQFGKVDRGHSPNSPSWASADVNTASWPTLAQPVLWSTVSQLKGFTGIVWLRKTLTVPAASAGKPLELNLGRILVSDSTFFNGQFVGRTVGAEKARRYQVPGNLVQAGENTVAVRVVGNLFFGGGLGGAAADLYAQAGPTRLPLAGEWRYQTGPDLTTMPYEAGLSEVNSQLPQSPAIIYNAMIAPLLPYTMKGVIWYQGESNADDRAEALRYYQLFPALITDWRRQWGTDFPFLFVQLAGYQPNPPAPADEPWARLREAQARALALPATGMATAIDVGEETNIHPKNKQPVAHRLALAAEKVAYRENVVASGPTFKSLTVEGTKVRLRFANTGTGLLPTDSQQLTHCFAVAGADKKFVWATAVVQGNDIVVSAPGVPQPMAVRYNWVNTPQGNFYNKENLPAVPFRTDNW
- a CDS encoding SDR family oxidoreductase; this encodes MRKVSVITGGAGGMGLATAKLMGQDHQVVICDVSQERLDAAQAELRGLGIACEAVVCDITNRESVAELVRRAQQLGTVASLIHTAGVSPQMGKPELIMRINALGTIHVSDACYAIAQEGFCLVNVASMAAYTLPNLFVPTRAYKLAGTDQEAFLRKALFVGNFLPQKLRSGIAYSISKNFVVWYSKQQAARFGQKGGRVLSVSPGSIDTAMGRLEIKSGSEKMLQFAALKRFGRPEEVAEVLAFCASDKASYLTGIDILCDGGVIAGVTPKDLRSLSVD
- a CDS encoding alpha-L-arabinofuranosidase C-terminal domain-containing protein — protein: MKTSSPLAALAAGLALLGPLAAVAQAPATLTVQVGKPGAAVNKTMYGLFFEDINFAADGGLYPELVKNKSFEISPNLLGWRALQSGDNLEIYAVRTEQPVSASSPHYLRVAARPGTGDEAGIENEGFRGMGIRQGAEYTLSFWARRGPGSGARGLTASLTAGKTKTLAQAQVTGLTGQWQKYAVVLRATDTEAKAKLKLVLDGPGAVDLDAISLFPKDTYNNRPNGLRPDLVQLLKDLQPGFLRFPGGCIVEGRTLAERYQWKKTIGDVDGREPLINLWNMGIRPRATPDYYQSFGLGFFEYFQLAEDIGAEPLPVLNVGMSCQSNSAELAPITGTSSASAAPAKGPNADAPPSFGTDDPSLDVFIQDALDLLEFANGPASSPWGARRVAMGHPKPFNLKYIGVGNEQWGQQYLERYEPFAKAVKAKYPGIAIVSSAGPRPDGDLFDKASKRLGELKAEYIDEHYYALPEWFREHADRYDNYPRTGPKIFAGEYAANGQHPWDNALSEAAFMTGLERNADVVGMAAYAPLFAHVNAWQWTPDLIWFDNLRAFGTPSYYVQQLFSLNKGTRVLPVALPGQAKNGTDNLFASAVADEPAGEVVIKLINYSASPRPVSLDLAGAKKLGKTGRAQTLASADLQAQNSLDEPRKVVPQASTFSLSGSKVSYTLAPYSFTVLRVKGTK
- a CDS encoding glycosyl hydrolase, with the protein product MTKLPKTPCGVGVLACLLAADALAQTTPAPALPGLYREFQNPGNAARPRVWWHWMSGNIAPAGIRKDLLWMQRSGIGGFQTFDASLPTPLIVPKRVEYMSPDWKAAFRLATRLADSLQLEMAIAGSPGWSESGGPWVPPQDGMKKLVWREVRVPGGRPFRGALPRPSAVEGAFQNLGIIKGATGAFETETPPTPEYYADVAVVAYRLPAADVAPAALRPTITASGGTFTLAQLTDGDLGTTSLLPADPAKGTAWIQYAYPKPQTIKGVTVVGGDIRPWAGIVPPAEDRTLEASDDGQTFRLVAAIPAGGVGQQTITIPATTARYFRVTFKNPAAPVNIGAILGTGGEAPPAPAGTGIAELVLHPVTRINHFEEKAGFAATYDIAAYPTPASGDVVAPADIVDLTAKLTADGQLSWTPPAGEWKIVRFGYSLTGHKNTPANPEATGLEVDKLDADAVKRYFTTYLDQYKDATGGLMGRQGLRYVITDSWEAGQGNWTPQMAAEFRQRRGYSLVPWLPVLTGQVVKSTEASEQFLWDWRQTIGELIAEKHYDQLTTLLAARGMARYSESHENGRALLADGMDVKRTAAVPMGAMWLPGVASPPAKMAQADIRESASVAHLYGQNLVAAESLTALGLAGRAWSYAPEDLKPTADLELASGLNRFVIHTSVHQPVDDKIPGLSLFVVGQWFNRHETWAEQAKPWMDYLARSSYLLQQGRAVADVAYYYGEGSNITSLFGEQLPAVPAGYEYDFVNPHALLHLLSVQDGQLVTPSGMRYRVLALDDNARQMSLPVLRKIAQLAQAGATICGVQPEKSPSLADDPQEFQRLVQAVWGAGNPRVSTGRPLADVLSGLQATPDFTYAPAKGGAEVLYVHRQTPEADIYWVNSRSNEAAQVEASFRVAGKVPQLWHPDTGLTEPAAYRTVAGRTVLTLRLVPHEAVFVVFAAPAAQPVLALPARTEQELATVDGPWQVAFQPRRGVPTSASFAQLASFSENSEAGIKYFSGTATYSKTIRVPATARANNAQVWLDLGDVKNLAEVIVNGKSLGIVWKKPFRVDVTNALKTGDNAVQVKVTNLWVNRLIGDAQPGAAPKITYTTVPFFKPTARLKPSGLLGPVKLISTTN
- a CDS encoding glycosyl hydrolase encodes the protein MKKTPLVLLLALATDAVAQQAPTPGQRTWLQPTTFSLGSFGNPAGSYGPLTRWWWPGNLVTKTELQREINLFADYGFAGVEVQALQLPTPMTSDERRQLQTVDGPEYYENLRAMLDEARKRHLVVDLTDGSGWPPGGSYLTPEDGFLSLEFAAVTVAGGQKARVALPRVPNPTPVPARLQAVLAAKTRPKAAGDTSRTVPLDEASVRVLTAGVRHDTLTYELPAGSWQVIAFWSIPSNEQTAMAATRQQGPVLDHLDSVKVRKNYTHLFGARTGLAPYFGNPVRAIFNDSYEFKANRHYAPDFLAYFKAHRGYDITPYLPANMQKGYNFVEFMRPNAQPDFTFSDQDWRLRHDYDLTVSELLGEHFFNTSRTWAETRGLLHRTQGYGLNMDMIGMAGLASIPETESMLGPEANLKVMTSGALLYNKPIMTAEAAVFMNQAYTTTPQTVRLAVDKLFAAGVNQVVYHGVPYRRTSERLGTEGWYPFSTPALSLINFSSNLGEGNRFWPDQPEVNQYVRRVQYALRAGKPHADVLVYYPFLNVEDMPDNPEEIFTLGTLGPATPPPVPPVAQAAARAKQAWAAQVYPLLNELEHQGLSWQWVNDASLQAATPGRDGQFAIRGNTFQALILANAAVLPLPTAEHLKDLSRQGLRLLATGELPTRQPSYLRWQENDRKTAQAIQAALKGKNSRYLRQPGEWATWLRQLTPAVRFSAPYPFTRQTQRELPDGSRVQFIWNKSAQWQNITLALGSQFKRSYWLNADAGTTTPNAGPTVSYQLPPYGSVLLYAATTPAASAPAAPAAPVVNPTRQLLALEQWRLKTDSVELKNTPLFDWKTNPQLRYSAAEGVYTASFEWRPPAGTAPYFLDLGQVAYTAEVFLNGQRVGKRIYSPYVLDISRFLKPGANTLTVRVAPGQLNGYLNQARHGDPRYKQFKDRQDQVMSGGLLGPVVIRPGRVAE
- a CDS encoding alpha/beta hydrolase codes for the protein MKTLLPFLLLFVLHVAKAQEVLPLYDKIPNSKPYRTPERVSVRAGLVSRVSVPTLTKYQPAVPGPQRSAVIICPGGGYTLLSARQEGEAVAMALSKLGVVAFVLKYRLPSDSTMRDKSIGPLQDAQRALQLVRERAAEWHIDPTKVGLMGFSAGGHLAATAATHFNQAVIDNPKRTSLRPDFSVLLYPVISFRDSLTHLGSRDQLLSKNPGASAIRSFSNELLVTPQTPPAFLMQAADDSTVPVANSLVYYQALLKQGVYSELLLYPHGGHGFGLNNPATPDKWLDALKNWLTAGSFL